The Verrucomicrobiota bacterium JB022 DNA segment ACCTGACCCGTTTCGCTACCTTCTTGCGCGCCATAAGCGCAATTGCATATGGACGGTGCCGTTTGTCAATGCTCCTGTCCTAGCTGCAAAGCATTTTTACCCTATCGACGAAAAGTAGCGGAGGTGAGGCTTGAACGCGCCTGCGCCGATCATCGATTTTCACGAGGATTCATTATAGCTGGCAACACGTTGCAAGCCATAGAAGCAGAGGTCATACGCATGGAAATGCAGCTTTTTGCAGCAAAATAGGCAAATATTTGGCAAATCGAAAGCTAATCCAGAGCTTGAAGATGATTAGCGAAACAGGCTTTGTGAGCTCTGGTGCGCAGGGAATCGAGCCTCTTGCCAGTTCCGTAAGCGTCTGGATTTGTAACTTGCGAATTCGCCCATGAGCCATGTCCACACATAGGTCCACAACGCGCTGGCGCGGTGTGTCCAGACCTGGCTCGGCTGGTCGAGAAGTGGACGGAGCTGCCGGAGGCGTATCGGCGGGCGATCTTGGTGTTGGCGGGGGTGATTGAGCATCCGCTTTTTGGTTTACACACGTAAAGATTGACGCTCAATAGCTGCGTTTGGCATTTTGCATGGCATGCCAATCCGTGGCGATGCGAGCCAACTTCTAATTGAGCGAGAAAGCTCGACGGAGATTCAGCTTGCCCGATACATCGGCCTCACTGGCACCTCGCTCAGCTGCTTGCTTGCGGGTGCAAGCGAATCTCGGCAGCGCCTTTGCGCCCTCCTACAGGATGAACAGCCGACGTTATTTGCCGTCACCATAGGTCAGGAGCTGACAAGCAAGAAGCCTTATACGGCATATCGCCCGAAGTCTCAGGAGCAGTTGCTTACCCAGTCAGCTGATCGGGCAACATCTGGTTGGATCGCGGAGAGAATGCACCGCTTCGGTCTGTTGTTTTCCCGCTTTTCTAAATCGCAGGCATGAGGAGAAAAGCGATGACCAAGAAGGACCTCAGTGAGCGGGATATTTGCTCCAAGTATATAACCCCTGCCATTCTGAGGGCCGGATGGAGCGCTTCCCAGTTTCGCGAGGAAGTGAACCTCACGGCGGGCCGCGTCATGGTCAGAGGCAATCTGGTCTCACGCATACAGAATCCAGACGTAACCGGAGGGCCAAAGCGCGCAGATTATGTGATATACGCGAGTCCGAACGTTCCGTTGGCTGTCATAGAAGCTAAGCGCAATATCTACGAAGTCAGCCACGGCATGCAGCAGGCGATGGCTTACGCGGAAATGCTTGATGTGCCTTTCGCTTTCAGTTCCAACGGTGACGGATTTCTACTTCACGATTTTACAGGACTTTTTGCTTCTACTGAGCTTGAGCTGAGTAACGAAGAGTTTCCTGGCTTCGAGTCGCTCTGGTCAAAGTATTGTCAGTGGAAGGGCATTGAAAATAAGCAACAAAAGACGCTATTCACCGTTCCTTATCATACCGACGGCTCCGGCAAGGAGCCACGCTACTACCAAAAGGTCGCGATCAATCGAGCAGTCGCTGAGATCGCCAAAGGACGCCAAAGGCTTCTGCTGGTAATGGCAACAGGAACCGGCAAGACGTACACCGCATTTCAAATCATCTGGCGTCTCTGGAAGGCAAAGCACAAGAAGCGCATCCTTTTTCTTGCTGACCGAAACATCCTGATCGATCAAACCATTCAGCAGGATTTCGCGCCTTTCGGAGAGGTGATGCACAAGATCACGAACCGGACCGTCAAGCGTAACTACGAGATATACCTGTGCCTTTATCAGGCGGTGACTGGGAGCGCTGAATGGAAGCAGATCTACCGCCAATTTCCTGAAGATTTTTTCGACCTTGTTGTGATCGACGAGTGTCACCGCGGCAGTGCCACTGAAGACTCTGCATGGCGGGAAGTCCTCGATTACTTCCAGAACGCCACCCATATAGGCCTGACGGCTACGCCTAAAGAGAAGACGGTGAAAGACAAAGAGAATCAGCGCATTCTCATCGAGGAACCTCAGTTCAACTACAAATATTTCGGCTCTCCCATTTATACCTACTCTTTGAAGCAAGGCATCGAAGACGGCTTCCTTGCTCCCTATCGTGTCATTCGGGTGGTGTCAGATGTCGATGCCCTTGGATATACTCCAGAGAAAGGGAAGGTCGATAAACATGGCCGACCTGTCGAGCAGCGCCTCTACAACACCAAAGATTTTGACCGGGAAATGATCCTTACCCAGCGCACGGAGTTTGTGGCGCAGCGTGTCTGGGAATTTCTGAAAAAGACAGACCCTTTGTCCAAAACGATCATCTTTTGTGATGATCAGCCTCACGCAGAGCGTATGCGGCAGGCTCTGGTCAACTTGATCCCAGAGGCTGTCGGCAACCGCCGCTACGTCGTCCGCATTACTGGAGACGACAAGGAGGGTAAAGCTCAGTTGTCCTACTTCATCGATAACGACGAGCCCTATCCAGTCATCGCCACGACTTCGAAGCTGCTCTCCACCGGTGTCGATGCCAAGACCTGCAAGTTGATCGTACTCGATCAAACCATTAAATCGTTAACGCAATTCAAGCAGATCCTCGGGCGGGGCACACGAATTCGGGAGGACTACGGCAAACTCTTCTTCACTGTCATGGACTTCAAGGGGGCTACGGCTCTATTTCAGGACCCGGAGTTTGATGGTGAACCGGTCGAAGTTTATCAGCCGGAGCCGGATGATCCTATTTTACCGCCAGAAGATTCTAAGCCA contains these protein-coding regions:
- a CDS encoding DEAD/DEAH box helicase family protein, with translation MTKKDLSERDICSKYITPAILRAGWSASQFREEVNLTAGRVMVRGNLVSRIQNPDVTGGPKRADYVIYASPNVPLAVIEAKRNIYEVSHGMQQAMAYAEMLDVPFAFSSNGDGFLLHDFTGLFASTELELSNEEFPGFESLWSKYCQWKGIENKQQKTLFTVPYHTDGSGKEPRYYQKVAINRAVAEIAKGRQRLLLVMATGTGKTYTAFQIIWRLWKAKHKKRILFLADRNILIDQTIQQDFAPFGEVMHKITNRTVKRNYEIYLCLYQAVTGSAEWKQIYRQFPEDFFDLVVIDECHRGSATEDSAWREVLDYFQNATHIGLTATPKEKTVKDKENQRILIEEPQFNYKYFGSPIYTYSLKQGIEDGFLAPYRVIRVVSDVDALGYTPEKGKVDKHGRPVEQRLYNTKDFDREMILTQRTEFVAQRVWEFLKKTDPLSKTIIFCDDQPHAERMRQALVNLIPEAVGNRRYVVRITGDDKEGKAQLSYFIDNDEPYPVIATTSKLLSTGVDAKTCKLIVLDQTIKSLTQFKQILGRGTRIREDYGKLFFTVMDFKGATALFQDPEFDGEPVEVYQPEPDDPILPPEDSKPGSGEEPQPPPFGAEGDPSEPEPVPHPPGPPESPERRIRYTIDDVPVDLAIERSQYLAPC